One Buteo buteo chromosome 5, bButBut1.hap1.1, whole genome shotgun sequence DNA window includes the following coding sequences:
- the LOC142031390 gene encoding uncharacterized protein LOC142031390 isoform X1, protein MKGKTARCDWKSAPQKKPSPCDRYKHACIICRGFVYLYGGRNTTSLRDFWRYNIVKNEWEMLDCSRDGPEELEEHSMVAYKGTLYIFGGMVDSAFTQAKSPLWIYDIDSARWTECRNVPAETESSAPTNRKGHSAVVYHSSMYIYGGYFGIRGVSREFWTFHFDTRKWLCVTTPSHNTGPGPRHGHSAVVYHTGMYLFGGLMGLSEQKDLWKWDFVSSSWSNIRTSQGPPPVVGHASIVFKDSMLIFGGGISNSSPNDDLWKYHFHTQTWKKLSSTTKANFSPKMYHCILGIGVDFQTTSDFTNTFPSHWKSKQKDHHQLVTIPKHTHFCSYFRQQPAYRAFSNEESSAIEMKTFSLPLEPGGFCAFQTTSEAELDSNRATNVLSKDKTLRLFVSSEKETFAAAQIEGEEEGTDCQQATAVGEVSGDTNVLLLIGGKPLSSFSEISFWQMEFDSL, encoded by the exons atgaaaggaaaaactgcacGCTGTGATTGGAAATCTGCACCCCAAAAGAAGCCCTCTCCCTGCGATCGATATAAACATGCTTGCATTATTTGCAGAGGATTTGTTTATCTCTATGGGGGGCGGAACACCACCAGTCTTAGGGATTTTTGGAGATACAACATAG tgaaaaatgaatgggAAATGCTGGATTGCTCAAGAGATGGTCCAGAAGAACTGGAAGAACATTCAATGGTGGCTTATAAG gGCACCCTGTATATTTTTGGTGGGATGGTGGATTCTGCTTTCACGCAAGCAAAATCTCCTCTCTGGATATATGACATTG ATTCTGCAAGATGGACAGAGTGCCGTAACGTACCAGCAGAGACTGAG AGCTCAGCACCAACTAACAGAAAAGGTCACAGTGCAGTAGTGTACCATTCCAGCATGTACATCTACGGGGGATACTTCGGCATCAGAGGCGTTTCACGGGAGTTTTGGACTTTCCATTTTG atacAAGAAAATGGTTGTGTGTTACCACCCCATCTCACAATACTGGCCCAGGACCCCGGCATGGCCATTCAGCAGTGGTTTATCATACAGGCATGTACCTCTTTGGAGGACTGATGGGGCTGAGTGAACAGAAGGACTTATGGAAGTGGGATTTTGTAAGCAGCAGCTGGTCCAACATCAGAACAAG CCAAGGACCTCCTCCAGTAGTAGGTCATGCTTCAATAGTCTTCAAAGACTCTATGCTGATTTTTGGTGGAGGGATTTCAAATTCCAGTCCTAATGACGACCTCTGGAAGTATCATTTCCATACGCAGACATGGAAGAAGCTTAGTAGTACTACAAAGGCAAACTTTTCTCCTAAAATGTATCACTGCATCTTAGGAATTGGTGTTGATTTCCAAACTACCTCAGATTTCACTAATACATTCCCCAGCCACTGGAAGAGTAAGCAGAAGGACCATCACCAGCTGGTGACCATCCCAAAGCACACTCATTTTTGTAGCTACTTCCGTCAACAGCCTGCATACCGAGCGTTCAGCAACGAGGAAAGCAGCGCAATTGAAATGAAAACCTTTAGCTTGCCTCTGGAGCCAGGGGGCTTTTGTGCATTTCAGACCACTTCAGAGGCAGAACTAGACTCAAACAGAGCAACGAACGTTTTGTCAAAGGACAAGACTCTCCGTCTGTTtgtctcttcagaaaaagagacttttgctgctgctcagattgagggagaagaggagggaaccGACTGTCAGCAGGCGACTGCGGTAGGTGAAGTTAGCGGTGATACCAATGTGCTGCTGCTCATTGGGGGTAAACCTTTGTCCAGCTTCTCCGAGATCTCATTCTGGCAAATGGAGTTTGATAGCTTGTGA
- the LOC142031390 gene encoding uncharacterized protein LOC142031390 isoform X2 produces MGCLRRNNQRRTKEENQTLALCFVSALAGPPQSSAPTNRKGHSAVVYHSSMYIYGGYFGIRGVSREFWTFHFDTRKWLCVTTPSHNTGPGPRHGHSAVVYHTGMYLFGGLMGLSEQKDLWKWDFVSSSWSNIRTSQGPPPVVGHASIVFKDSMLIFGGGISNSSPNDDLWKYHFHTQTWKKLSSTTKANFSPKMYHCILGIGVDFQTTSDFTNTFPSHWKSKQKDHHQLVTIPKHTHFCSYFRQQPAYRAFSNEESSAIEMKTFSLPLEPGGFCAFQTTSEAELDSNRATNVLSKDKTLRLFVSSEKETFAAAQIEGEEEGTDCQQATAVGEVSGDTNVLLLIGGKPLSSFSEISFWQMEFDSL; encoded by the exons ATGGGCTGTTTGAGAAGAAACAACCAAAGAAGAAcgaaagaagaaaaccaaacacttgccttatgttttgtttcagctttaGCTGGGCCTCCCCAG AGCTCAGCACCAACTAACAGAAAAGGTCACAGTGCAGTAGTGTACCATTCCAGCATGTACATCTACGGGGGATACTTCGGCATCAGAGGCGTTTCACGGGAGTTTTGGACTTTCCATTTTG atacAAGAAAATGGTTGTGTGTTACCACCCCATCTCACAATACTGGCCCAGGACCCCGGCATGGCCATTCAGCAGTGGTTTATCATACAGGCATGTACCTCTTTGGAGGACTGATGGGGCTGAGTGAACAGAAGGACTTATGGAAGTGGGATTTTGTAAGCAGCAGCTGGTCCAACATCAGAACAAG CCAAGGACCTCCTCCAGTAGTAGGTCATGCTTCAATAGTCTTCAAAGACTCTATGCTGATTTTTGGTGGAGGGATTTCAAATTCCAGTCCTAATGACGACCTCTGGAAGTATCATTTCCATACGCAGACATGGAAGAAGCTTAGTAGTACTACAAAGGCAAACTTTTCTCCTAAAATGTATCACTGCATCTTAGGAATTGGTGTTGATTTCCAAACTACCTCAGATTTCACTAATACATTCCCCAGCCACTGGAAGAGTAAGCAGAAGGACCATCACCAGCTGGTGACCATCCCAAAGCACACTCATTTTTGTAGCTACTTCCGTCAACAGCCTGCATACCGAGCGTTCAGCAACGAGGAAAGCAGCGCAATTGAAATGAAAACCTTTAGCTTGCCTCTGGAGCCAGGGGGCTTTTGTGCATTTCAGACCACTTCAGAGGCAGAACTAGACTCAAACAGAGCAACGAACGTTTTGTCAAAGGACAAGACTCTCCGTCTGTTtgtctcttcagaaaaagagacttttgctgctgctcagattgagggagaagaggagggaaccGACTGTCAGCAGGCGACTGCGGTAGGTGAAGTTAGCGGTGATACCAATGTGCTGCTGCTCATTGGGGGTAAACCTTTGTCCAGCTTCTCCGAGATCTCATTCTGGCAAATGGAGTTTGATAGCTTGTGA